The genomic stretch CTTCGCCGCACAGGCATCCGCCAGTAAGTTTGCCTTTCATCGTTTCGTGAGCCCCTTCTGCTCCATCCGCCACCGCACCATTTCGATGCGGTCCTGGCCAAAAAATGGTTCGCCTTCGAATACCAGCGTCGGAACACCCCAATGGCCTGCTGCCTCAAGCGATGCCTGGTTGTCCCCGATCTCAATGTCGAGAACGTCCGGATGCTCCGCAACTTCTGCCTCGATTTCGTCCGGGTCCAGACCGGCTGTACGCAAGGCATTGGCGAGGTGATCGCCCTCGTGCCAGTTTTCCTGTCCGCCCCAGATCATCCGCCCCGCTTCCGCAGCAAAGGCAAGTCCCTTGCCCCGCCTCGCGGCGGCCTGCCCCATGCGGGTCACGCGCCGGATATAAGGCTGACCGGAAGCGATCTCTCGCGTCATGACATTCTGGATGATCGGATCGGGCCGGGGGGCACCGAACGGTATGCGGTGGAACTGCGCCACGCGCAGCATGTCGCGCAACGTATAACCAAGCCAGTTGGGATGGTTCCGCTCGAAGAAATCGGGCTGACGGATGGCCAGCGGGTACACCGGCCTGAGGTCGATATCGACGTCGTATTCTTCGGCCATGGCGCGATATCGCCCTACGCTGAGATAGCTGTAGGGCGAACGGAAGCTGAAATAGAGATCGGCCTTGAGTGTCACGCCCCGCACGCTAGCCGCGATCAATCCATCCCGCCAGAGCGCACTTGTGATTAATAAGCTAGCTTATTATATGGCCACGTATGATTCTGGATATCGGCTATCGCATGTCTGACAACTCGCGGCTCTTGCGCCGCCTGTTCGACGAACGGGTGCGCGACCTCGGCCTTACCGCCGCACAGGCGCGCCTGCTCCTCTCGCTCAACCGCCACCCGGGCGAGAACCAGGCTTTCCATGCGGAGCGGCTCGAAGTCGAACCTATCACCCTCACCCGCATCATCGACCGGATGGAAGAGGCCGGCTGGGTGGAGCGCAAGGCCGACCCCGCCGACCGGCGCGCCCGCATCCTCCACCTCACCGACAAGAGCCGCGGCACGGTGGAAGGATTGCGGCAGATCGTCGAAGCGATGTTCGAAGAAGTCCTGACGGGTCTCGACGATGGCGAGCGCCGCCATCTCGCCGGCATGCTCGAACGGATCGGCGCCAATCTTGCCGCCGCGCGCGAAGTGGAACTGGTCAATGGCTGAAGCAGATCCCGTCATCGAGACCGCAACGGCCGAAGAGGTGCAGGTCGAACAGCAGGAAGCTGCAAAGCCCCGGCGCAACTGGCTGCGCCTGATCGCGATGCTTTCCGTCCCGCTCGTCCTCATGGTCGCCGCGGGTGTTTATTGGCTCGGCCTGCAAGGCAAGGTTTCGACCGACAATGCCTATGTCCAGCAGGACAAGGTTTCGGTCAGTTCCGAAGTCGGCGGCAAAATCGTGGAAGTGCTGGTCGAGGAAGGCGACATGGTCGAAGCCGGACAACTGCTGTTCCGTATCGATCCTGAGCCGTACCAGTTGCAGATCGCGCAGGCGAATGCCGCGATTGCCGGCGCGCAGGCAAATGTCATTGCGCTCAGCAACAGCAGCGACCTGACCGGCGTGGACATTTCCGCCGCCCGTGAAGACATCGCTTTCGCGCAGGCCCGCTTCAACCGTGTGAAGGCGCTGTGGGATCGCGGCTTCAGCACGAAGGCCGATTACGATGCTGCCGAACACGCGGTCGCTCAGGCACGCGAGAGCCTTCGCCAGGCCGAGGCGCGCCAGACAGAAGCCCGCGCACGGCTCGCCACCGGGTCGGCCGTCCCGGGCGTCAATCCGCAGGTCGCTGCCGCCCAGGCAGACAAGGCGACGGCGGAACTTGCCCTGAGGCGGACGGAAGTGCGCGCTCCCGTCGCAGGCCGCGTGGCGCAGGCCGATCGCCTGCAGCCGGGTCAGCAAGTTGTCCCGAACCTTCCCGTGCTCACTCTTGTCGCCGAACAGGACGCTTATGTGGAAGCGAATTTCAAGGAAACCGATCTTGCAGAGATGAGGCCGGGCCAACGCGCGCGGATCGAATTCGACGCTTACCCCGGCCTCGAGATAATGGGCCATGTCCAGACCATTGGCGCAGGTACCGGCTCCGAGTTCTCTGTCCTGCCGGCACAGAACGCGACCGGCAACTGGGTCAAGGTGACGCAGCGCGTGCCGGTGAAGATCGCCATAGACGAAAAGAGTCCGCGGCGTATGATCGCAGGACTTTCGACCGAGGTCACCGTCTATACGGATGACGCCAAAGGCAAGCACTAGCCGTGGCCAGTCGCGCCGCATCCGGAAGCGCGCCTGCGCCTGCGCCAAGCGGTGTGCCAGCCTCTGCAGGCGCCGATGTACCGGAACTTCATACCGATAATTACTGGCTGTTGATGGCCGGGATCATGGCAGCCTCCATGATCCAGATCCTCGATACGACCATCGCCAACGTCGCAATCCCGCACATGCAAAGCTCGCTCGGCGCGACGGTCGACACCGTTACATGGGTGCTGACGAGCTATATCATCGCCTCTGCCGTGGCGCTGCCGCTGACCGGCTGGCTGGCGGATCGCATCGGGGCACGGCGGCTGTTCATTTCATCGGTCGGCGGGTTCATCGTCGCATCGATGCTGTGCGGCATGGCGCAGAACCTCGAAGAGATGGTCATTTTCCGCGCCCTGCAGGGCGTCGCCGGCGCATTCATCGCCCCACTCAGCCAGTCCTTCATGCTCGATTCGACCCGCCCGTCGAAACATCCCCAAATCATGTCTGTCTGGGGCATGGGCATCATGATCGGTCCCATCCTCGGCCCTATCCTCGGCGGCTGGCTGACCGAGAGCGTGAACTGGCGGTGGGTGTTCTATGTGAACCTTCCGATCGGCGTATTCTCGATGTCCGCACTGATCGCCTACCTGCCGCACCGCGAGCAAAAGCGCCGGAAATTCGACATCTTCGGCTTTGCCCTGCTCGCAGTCTGCCTGACCTCGCTGCAACTGATGCTCGATCGCGGAACTCAGCTCGACTGGTTCGATTCAGGAGAAATCTGGCTCTATGCGCTCGTCTGCGCATCGACCGGCTGGATGGTGGTGGTGCATTTTGCGACCGCTGCCAATCCGATGTTCGAGACGACCCTGTTCAAGGATCGCAACTTCGCGATCGCGCTATCCTTCATGATCGTGATCGGCATCGTCATGTTCGCCGTCATGGCGCTGATGCCGCCGATGCTGCAAAACCTGTTCGGATATGGCGTGATCGACACCGGTATCGTGCTGATGCCGCGGGGCGTCGGCATCCTGTTCAGCATGCAGATTTCAGGCTGGCTGATGCGCCGCGGGTTCGACGCAAGGCCGGTCGTCGCCACGGGCTTCCTGATCTGCGCACTCTCGCTATGGCAAATGTCGCACTGGTCGCTGGCCGTCGACCAGTTCCACATCATCATGTCGGGATTGCTCCAGGGCCTCGGCATGGGACTGGTTTTCATCCCGCTGCAGGTGAGCGCCTTTGCCACGTTAAAGCCGCACCTGCGCACCGATGGTTCAAGCCTGCTCAACCTGATGCGCTCCATCGGGGCCTCGATCGGCATTTCGATCATGACCGCGCTGCTCGGCCAGAACATCCAGACTTCGCACGAGGAACTTGCAGGCCATGTCACCGCGGCCACCGGCGGCTTCATCGATTTTTCGACCATCGATCGTTTCCAGGCGCTGGGCGATGCCGCGCTTCGCATCGTCGATGCCGAGGTGAACCGGCAGGCGGCAATGGTCGCCTATATCGACGATTTCTACCTGATGATGTGGATCACGCTGGCCGCAGCGCCGCTGACGCTGATCATGCGCAAGAACGTGTCGCCTCACGCTGCACGCAAGGTCGAGATCAGCGAGTAAGGCTTAGCCGGCTGCCTGCCAACGCAGCGACATGCACGACAGGCCCGCATCGATCTTGGCGATCTCCGAAACCGGCAGGGCGCGTGTCTCGATGCCCATGTCCTCGATCAGTTTGCGGGTCTTGGGGAAACCTTCCCCGATCAGGATTGTATCGCGGATCCGCAACAGGTTCGCCGCAGGCTTCTCGTCTTCGGGCAGGACCAGCCTGCGCAAGCGGCCGAACAGGTTGTCGTCATCGAGTTCAGGGATGACCGCGACGGTTTCCTCGTCGATCATACCGCAACCCGTCTTGAAATGAAGGACCCCGGGCGGCGTCGCGACCATTCGGCCCTTGCGCCCGAGTCCAGCGAGAGCGGCGATGAGGGCATTGGCACCCTTCCTGTCGGTACGCGCAGAAAGGCCAATCAGCACCTCTGACGGTGTCACGAGCACGTCACCCCCGTCGACGTGCCCTTCCCCAATGGAAAGAACGTGATCGAACCGCTGAGCCAGTTCGGGCGCAATTTCACCCACTTCGCCAGCGCGCGTCGGTGCCCCGGGATTGAGCAGGATTGCGCCCTCACCGAAAACCAGCGCCGGATCTTCGACGAAAACGGAATCGGGATAGGCTTCGAGCGGCGGCAGTACCTCGACCACCAGGCCAAGGTCCTTCAGCGCTGCAGCATAGGCCGCATGCTCGCGTGCGACGTCGGCATAGGCCGGACCTGCGTGATCACCATCGCGCAAGCCGTCCGTAACCGTGCGCGCAGGCGACCTCAGCAAGGCATGCGTGAAGTCGAATGCGCCCATGGTCCTTATCCCTTCTGGAGGTGACGCCGTCCCAGCAGTTCGGCGATCTGCACAGCGTTCAGGGCCGCACCCTTGCGCAGATTGTCGGACACGCACCACAGCGTCAGGCCGTTTTCGACCGTCGGATCTTCGCGGACACGACTGACATAGGTTGCACCGTCGCCCGCGCATTCGATCGGGGTGACGTATCCGCCATCTTCGCGCTTATCGACCAGCATGACGCCCGGCGCTTCGCGCAGGATGTCCATTGCCTGTTCGGCGCTCAGTTCGTTCTCGAACTCGATGTTCACGGCTTCGGAATGGCCGACGAACACCGGCACGCGTACGCAGGTCGCGTTGAGCTTGATCTTGGGATCGAGGATCTTCTTCGTCTCGACCACCATCTTCCACTCTTCCTTGGTCGAACCATCGTCGAGGAAGACATCGATGTGCGGAATGACGTTGAAGGCGATCTGCTTGGTGAATTTCTTCACATCAGGCTGGTCGCCAACGAAGATAGCGCGGCTCTGTTCGAACAGTTCATCCATGCCCGCCTTGCCGGCGCCGGAAACCGACTGATAGGTCGATACGACGACGCGCTTGATCGTGGCAGCATCGTGCAGCGGCTTTAGAGCGACGACCAGCTGCGCTGTCGAGCAGTTGGGGTTCGCGATGATGTTGCGCTTGGTATAGCCGTCAATGTCATCCGGGTTCACTTCCGGGACGATCAGCGGAACATCGGGCTCCATGCGATAAAGCGAGCTGTTGTCGATCACGACGCAGCCGGCGGCCGCAGCCTTGGGCGCATATTCCTTGGCCGGACCACTGCCTGCCGCAAACAGGGCGATGTCCCAGCCGTTGAAGTCGAAATGCTCGATGTTCTTGCATTTGAGCATCTTGCCGGTTTCGCCGAACTCGACCTCGCTTCCGGTCGAACGCGGGGACGCAACCGCCGCGACTTCGTCGCACGGAAACTCACGCTCGGCGAGGATCGCCATCATTTCACGACCGACGTTACCGGTCGCACCCACCACGGCTACGCGATAGCCCAATTCAACTTCTCCGTTTATCGAAACAACGAGTGCGCGGCGCTGCCCTTCCGCATGCCAAATGGCAATAAGGAATAGATATGCGCAGCTAAAGTCATATCAACCCGAACGGGTCCGGGTCGAGCGGCATGTGGCATGCCCCGCCTTATTCGGGCGGGGTCACACCGTGGCGTTCGAGGAATGCGAAGATCGTGTTCCAGACGTGCGGCGAAATGTACTTCCCGCCCACGCGGTGCGTGTAACCGGGATAGAGCATCATCTCGAACGGGGTGTTCGTCCCCTGCAGCTTTGCGATCAGTTCCGACGAATTTTCGAACACGACGTTGTCGTCGGCCATCCCGTGGATCAGCAGCAGCGGATCGGAAATCTTCGTGGCGTCCTCGATCGCGCCCGATGCGGCATAGGCCTCAGGCACTTCTCGAGGATCGCCCATATACCTTTCGGTGTAGTGGGTATCGTACAATTCCCACTTGGTTACAGGCGCGCCCGAAATGCCCGCAGCGTAGAGGCCCGGATCGGCTTCAAGCTGCTTCAGCGTCATGTAGCCGCCATAGGACCAGCCGTAGATCGCGATCTTGTCCGGATCGACGAAATTGAGCGATTTCAAGTACTGCGCTCCCGACTTCTGATCCGCGACTTCGACGGTGCCCATGGCGCGATAGATCGGCTGTTCAAAGTCGACGCCGCGATTTGCCGAACCGCGATTGTCGATCTCGAACCAGATATAGCCCTTGTCGACGACTGCCTGGGCCATTGCGCCCTTCCAGCCCTTGGTCACGTTCTGCGCGTGCGGGCCGCCGTAATGCGAGAAGAACACCGGGTAACGCTTGCCCGGCTTCATTTCCGGCTTGATCATTTCCCAATAGAGCGTCGTACCGTCCTCGGCAGCGATCGTGCCATATTCGACCGGGCGATGGCTGGGAAGATAGGGCGCATAGGGATGGTTCGCGTCGAGAGCGTTTTCCTCGACCCAGGCGAGCCGTTTGCCGTCACCATCAGCGAGGAAGGTCTGCGTGGGCTGGGTGTCCGAAGAACGCGAAACCAGCAAGGTCTTACCCTTCCCGTCCATCGATGCCGAATAGGTATAGCCGGGCTCCGAGATCTGCGATGCCGGTCCGCGCAGATCGTTGCCGTAATCGAGGCTGTAGATGTGCTGTGCGAGCGGATCGTCCTGCGTATTGGCAAGGAAGAAGATGCGCTCGCTTTCTTCGTCCACGCCGATCAGGCGCGTTACATTCAACGGTTCACGCGACTTTTGGTCGTAGCTGGCGAAGCCATCGTCACCGTTGAACAAGTACAGCTGGCCAAATCCGCTCCGTTCCGACCACCAGAGCAGGTCGCCGTTCTTCAGGAATTTGTAGTTGTCGGACAGGTTCACCCAGTAGTTTTCGCGGGCCGCCTTCTCGGTCAGCACGACCGAGCTCTTGCCCGTCGCAGGATCGACCCTGAGCAATTCGAGCACGGTCTGCGCACGGTTCTGGCGCTGGACGTAGAGATTGCCGTCGGGTGCCCAGTTGGCGCGGGCGAGATAGATGTCGGTATCCTTCCCCAGGTCGACCTTCACGCGGTCGCTGCCATCGGGGTCCATGATGTAAAGCTCGACCACGGCGTTGTCGGTACCCGCGGCGGGATAACGCTGGTCGTAGACGCGCGTGCCGGTCGCGCCGATCGCCGCCCGGGTGACGATGCCGACCGGACCTTCATCGGTGCGCTGCACGGCGATGCGCGTGTCGTCGCCATTCCACCAGAAACCGGTGCTGCGGCTCATTTCTTCCTGTGCAACGAACTCGGCCTCGCCCCAGCGGATGTCATCGCCTTCCTTCGGGGTAACGGGAACTGCATCCTTGCCGACTTCGCCGACCCAGAGCTGGCGGTCGCGAACGAAGGACACATACTTGCCGGTCTTGCTGAGCGCGGGATTGAGTTCGCTTTCCTCCGTGTCGGTAAGCTGGGTCACCGTGCCATCGAGACGGGCGAGGAACAGGTCGCCGTCGAGCGGTACCAGCACGCCCTCCCCATCGGGCGCCCACTGATAGGTGATAATGCCCTTCAGGCCAGCGACACGAGCGCGTTCGCGCTGCATCTTTTCGTCTTCGGACAGTTCGCGGCCGGTGCTCAGCTTCTTGGAATCGACCAGCATGGTCCATTCACCGCTGTCGCGATCATATCCCCACAGGTCGTAACGCTCGCGTTCGTCGGCGCGGTTGCGCAGGACGGTCAGGTAGCGGCCATCGGGCGAAAGCTTTGCCCCGCGCGGGCTCGATCCGTCGAGCGAAGGGGAATCGAAAACGCGTTCGAAGGTCAATTGCGGTGGCGAGGTCATGTCTGCCTCCTTGGCCTGGAGTGGGGCGGAAACTGCGATCATGGCGAGCGCAAGCGCAACTGACGGAAGACGCATTTTTGTGGCAACCCTTCGTAATTATCGTTCGCCCCCTCCTCGCATGCCGAGCGCCGGTTGCAAACGAAAAAGGGCGGCTCCCGCAGGAACCGCCCTCTCTTTTCTGGTCGTATGGACCGCCGCTCTTATGCGTCGGTCTTAACGTTGACCTTGCGTTCCGCGATACGCGCACGCTTACCGGTGCGGCCACGCAGGTAGTAGAGCTTCGCACGACGCACGACACCGCGGCGGACCACGGTAATGCTGTCGACGATCGGCGAGTAAAGCGGGAACACGCGTTCCACGCCTTCACCGAAGCTCATCTTGCGCACGGTGAAGTTGCTGCCCATGCCGCGGTTGGAGCGGGCAATGACAACGCCTTCGAAATTCTGGACGCGCTCACGGGTGCCTTCGACAACCTTCACGCCGACGCGCACGGTATCACCGGCGCGGAATTCGGGAATGTCCTTCCCGAGGTTCTCGATAGCTTCTGCTTCGAGCTGCTGAATGAGGTTCATCGAACCTATCCTTCTTCTTCTCGCTGCGCGCCAGAGGCAGGCTGGACCGGAGCGTCACTGTAACGCTCCCACAAATCCGGCCTGCGTAACCGAGTGTCTTCTTCGCTCCTTGCCTTGCGCCAAGCAGCGATCTTCGCATGATCCCCCGATCGCAGCACTTCAGGGATCGTGCGCCCTTCCCATTCCTGAGGTCGGGTATATTGCGGATATTCGAGCAGTCCTTCCTCGAAGGATTCCTCATGTCCGCTTGAAGGCGCGCCCATTACGCCGGGAAGCAGGCGAATGCAAGCGTCAAGTATGGCCAGGGCGGCAGGCTCTCCGCCCGACAGGACGACGTCGGCGAGGCTCACCTGTTCGATCTCTGGCCGCGCTTCGAACAGCCGCTCGTCGAACCCCTCGAACCGGCCACAAAGGATGGTGACACCGGGCCCCGTGGCAAGCTCGCGTATGCGGTCCTGCGATATCGGCTTTCCGCGCGGAGTCATCGCCAGGATCGGCGCATCGGGGTGCAGCGACTTCGCATGATCGACCGCTGCGCCCAGCACGTCCGCCTTCAGCACCATGCCAGCACCGCCGCCCGCAGGCGTGTCGTCTACCGTGCGATGCCTGTCGGTGGTGAAGTCGCGGATCTGCACAGTCTCGCATGTCCAATCGCCCCGCTCCAGTGCCTTCCCGGCGAGCGAAATGCCCAAGGGCCCGGGAAACATCTCCGGATAGAGCGTTAGGATAGTGGCGGCGAATGTCATGCTCCCGCCCATGCGCAAGAGAGGACCGGATGGCAAGCACAGTGGACGACTGCATTATCGTTGGCGCGGGGCCTGCGGGCCTGACCGCAGCGATATACCTTGCACGCTATCGCCTCGATATCCGGCTTTTCGACTGCGGCACCAGCCGCGCGAGTTGGATCCCGACGAGCCACAATCATGCTGGCTTTCCCGACGGGATCAATGGCGAGGAACTGCTGGAAAGAATGCGCGAACAGGCCGCGAAATATGGCGCATTGCGCGAACCGAAGCGTGTCACCGATCTCAGGAAAGACGGCGACTGCTTCATCGTATCCTGCGATGACGAAGTGTTCGAGGCAA from Altererythrobacter epoxidivorans encodes the following:
- a CDS encoding HlyD family secretion protein, with product MAEADPVIETATAEEVQVEQQEAAKPRRNWLRLIAMLSVPLVLMVAAGVYWLGLQGKVSTDNAYVQQDKVSVSSEVGGKIVEVLVEEGDMVEAGQLLFRIDPEPYQLQIAQANAAIAGAQANVIALSNSSDLTGVDISAAREDIAFAQARFNRVKALWDRGFSTKADYDAAEHAVAQARESLRQAEARQTEARARLATGSAVPGVNPQVAAAQADKATAELALRRTEVRAPVAGRVAQADRLQPGQQVVPNLPVLTLVAEQDAYVEANFKETDLAEMRPGQRARIEFDAYPGLEIMGHVQTIGAGTGSEFSVLPAQNATGNWVKVTQRVPVKIAIDEKSPRRMIAGLSTEVTVYTDDAKGKH
- a CDS encoding DHA2 family efflux MFS transporter permease subunit; protein product: MASRAASGSAPAPAPSGVPASAGADVPELHTDNYWLLMAGIMAASMIQILDTTIANVAIPHMQSSLGATVDTVTWVLTSYIIASAVALPLTGWLADRIGARRLFISSVGGFIVASMLCGMAQNLEEMVIFRALQGVAGAFIAPLSQSFMLDSTRPSKHPQIMSVWGMGIMIGPILGPILGGWLTESVNWRWVFYVNLPIGVFSMSALIAYLPHREQKRRKFDIFGFALLAVCLTSLQLMLDRGTQLDWFDSGEIWLYALVCASTGWMVVVHFATAANPMFETTLFKDRNFAIALSFMIVIGIVMFAVMALMPPMLQNLFGYGVIDTGIVLMPRGVGILFSMQISGWLMRRGFDARPVVATGFLICALSLWQMSHWSLAVDQFHIIMSGLLQGLGMGLVFIPLQVSAFATLKPHLRTDGSSLLNLMRSIGASIGISIMTALLGQNIQTSHEELAGHVTAATGGFIDFSTIDRFQALGDAALRIVDAEVNRQAAMVAYIDDFYLMMWITLAAAPLTLIMRKNVSPHAARKVEISE
- a CDS encoding 2-hydroxychromene-2-carboxylate isomerase; the encoded protein is MTLKADLYFSFRSPYSYLSVGRYRAMAEEYDVDIDLRPVYPLAIRQPDFFERNHPNWLGYTLRDMLRVAQFHRIPFGAPRPDPIIQNVMTREIASGQPYIRRVTRMGQAAARRGKGLAFAAEAGRMIWGGQENWHEGDHLANALRTAGLDPDEIEAEVAEHPDVLDIEIGDNQASLEAAGHWGVPTLVFEGEPFFGQDRIEMVRWRMEQKGLTKR
- the trmD gene encoding tRNA (guanosine(37)-N1)-methyltransferase TrmD — its product is MTFAATILTLYPEMFPGPLGISLAGKALERGDWTCETVQIRDFTTDRHRTVDDTPAGGGAGMVLKADVLGAAVDHAKSLHPDAPILAMTPRGKPISQDRIRELATGPGVTILCGRFEGFDERLFEARPEIEQVSLADVVLSGGEPAALAILDACIRLLPGVMGAPSSGHEESFEEGLLEYPQYTRPQEWEGRTIPEVLRSGDHAKIAAWRKARSEEDTRLRRPDLWERYSDAPVQPASGAQREEEG
- a CDS encoding MarR family winged helix-turn-helix transcriptional regulator, which produces MILDIGYRMSDNSRLLRRLFDERVRDLGLTAAQARLLLSLNRHPGENQAFHAERLEVEPITLTRIIDRMEEAGWVERKADPADRRARILHLTDKSRGTVEGLRQIVEAMFEEVLTGLDDGERRHLAGMLERIGANLAAAREVELVNG
- a CDS encoding S9 family peptidase — translated: MIAVSAPLQAKEADMTSPPQLTFERVFDSPSLDGSSPRGAKLSPDGRYLTVLRNRADERERYDLWGYDRDSGEWTMLVDSKKLSTGRELSEDEKMQRERARVAGLKGIITYQWAPDGEGVLVPLDGDLFLARLDGTVTQLTDTEESELNPALSKTGKYVSFVRDRQLWVGEVGKDAVPVTPKEGDDIRWGEAEFVAQEEMSRSTGFWWNGDDTRIAVQRTDEGPVGIVTRAAIGATGTRVYDQRYPAAGTDNAVVELYIMDPDGSDRVKVDLGKDTDIYLARANWAPDGNLYVQRQNRAQTVLELLRVDPATGKSSVVLTEKAARENYWVNLSDNYKFLKNGDLLWWSERSGFGQLYLFNGDDGFASYDQKSREPLNVTRLIGVDEESERIFFLANTQDDPLAQHIYSLDYGNDLRGPASQISEPGYTYSASMDGKGKTLLVSRSSDTQPTQTFLADGDGKRLAWVEENALDANHPYAPYLPSHRPVEYGTIAAEDGTTLYWEMIKPEMKPGKRYPVFFSHYGGPHAQNVTKGWKGAMAQAVVDKGYIWFEIDNRGSANRGVDFEQPIYRAMGTVEVADQKSGAQYLKSLNFVDPDKIAIYGWSYGGYMTLKQLEADPGLYAAGISGAPVTKWELYDTHYTERYMGDPREVPEAYAASGAIEDATKISDPLLLIHGMADDNVVFENSSELIAKLQGTNTPFEMMLYPGYTHRVGGKYISPHVWNTIFAFLERHGVTPPE
- the rplS gene encoding 50S ribosomal protein L19, coding for MNLIQQLEAEAIENLGKDIPEFRAGDTVRVGVKVVEGTRERVQNFEGVVIARSNRGMGSNFTVRKMSFGEGVERVFPLYSPIVDSITVVRRGVVRRAKLYYLRGRTGKRARIAERKVNVKTDA
- a CDS encoding dimethylarginine dimethylaminohydrolase family protein; this encodes MGAFDFTHALLRSPARTVTDGLRDGDHAGPAYADVAREHAAYAAALKDLGLVVEVLPPLEAYPDSVFVEDPALVFGEGAILLNPGAPTRAGEVGEIAPELAQRFDHVLSIGEGHVDGGDVLVTPSEVLIGLSARTDRKGANALIAALAGLGRKGRMVATPPGVLHFKTGCGMIDEETVAVIPELDDDNLFGRLRRLVLPEDEKPAANLLRIRDTILIGEGFPKTRKLIEDMGIETRALPVSEIAKIDAGLSCMSLRWQAAG
- a CDS encoding aspartate-semialdehyde dehydrogenase, with the protein product MGYRVAVVGATGNVGREMMAILAEREFPCDEVAAVASPRSTGSEVEFGETGKMLKCKNIEHFDFNGWDIALFAAGSGPAKEYAPKAAAAGCVVIDNSSLYRMEPDVPLIVPEVNPDDIDGYTKRNIIANPNCSTAQLVVALKPLHDAATIKRVVVSTYQSVSGAGKAGMDELFEQSRAIFVGDQPDVKKFTKQIAFNVIPHIDVFLDDGSTKEEWKMVVETKKILDPKIKLNATCVRVPVFVGHSEAVNIEFENELSAEQAMDILREAPGVMLVDKREDGGYVTPIECAGDGATYVSRVREDPTVENGLTLWCVSDNLRKGAALNAVQIAELLGRRHLQKG